The following are encoded together in the Acetobacter vaccinii genome:
- a CDS encoding SDR family NAD(P)-dependent oxidoreductase, protein MIFTPTALEGRTILVTGASSGLGRATARLIAQCGGRVIVTGRDSDRLAATLDSLPGSGHSAMAATLDTAENTTALVVEAAQTAGGLDGLFHSAGVELSRPARLVKQKQIDAVFGAALFGAIGIAAAAGKRDVFKPGGSIVFMSSAAAHRGQQGLSTYSAAKAGIEGLTRSLAWETRSLRVNAIAAGGVQTEMHDRLSNGLSEQALAEYEQAHALGFGKTDDIANAAVFLLSPAAAWVTGAVWCVDGGYTAG, encoded by the coding sequence ATGATTTTTACACCCACAGCGCTTGAGGGCCGGACCATTCTGGTCACAGGCGCATCCTCCGGGCTGGGCCGCGCCACAGCCCGGTTGATTGCCCAGTGCGGCGGCCGCGTGATTGTAACCGGGCGCGACAGCGATCGCCTGGCTGCCACGCTGGACAGCCTGCCCGGCAGCGGCCACAGCGCCATGGCCGCAACCCTTGATACGGCGGAAAACACAACCGCGCTGGTGGTGGAGGCCGCCCAGACAGCAGGCGGGCTGGACGGGCTTTTCCACTCCGCCGGGGTGGAGCTGAGCCGCCCTGCCCGACTGGTCAAGCAAAAGCAGATAGATGCCGTCTTTGGGGCCGCCCTGTTTGGAGCCATCGGCATTGCTGCCGCGGCAGGCAAGCGGGATGTTTTTAAGCCCGGCGGGTCCATTGTCTTTATGTCCTCCGCCGCCGCACACCGGGGGCAGCAGGGGCTGAGCACCTATTCCGCCGCCAAGGCCGGGATCGAGGGGCTGACACGCTCACTGGCGTGGGAGACACGCTCCCTGCGGGTCAACGCCATAGCCGCAGGCGGTGTGCAGACCGAGATGCACGACAGGCTGAGCAATGGCCTGTCCGAGCAGGCGCTGGCCGAATACGAACAGGCCCACGCGCTGGGTTTTGGCAAGACGGACGACATTGCCAATGCCGCCGTATTCCTGCTCTCCCCCGCTGCGGCGTGGGTGACGGGGGCGGTCTGGTGTGTGGATGGCGGCTATACAGCGGGGTAG
- a CDS encoding ketoacyl-ACP synthase III, which yields MSKCSVAGVTIQGAVCAVPKTQIGNDSFVGRFDEKTITDVSALTGVTTRHIARPDQTTGDLCLAAAEQLLDTLQWPRDSVDALIFVSQTPDQRMPATACILHGKLGLAHHCQAFDVGLGCSGYVYGLWLVSALMNAGLRRIILLAGDTSSRMIDPQDRSTAMLFGDAGSATAFEYAPDAPTAYFDLGTDGTGAQYLTVPGGGFRPTDPQDTKPDTLRMDGSAVFGFTIGTVPAIIRGILAQADRQIDDVDFFALHQANRFILQHITKKLKIPAGRLPINIDQFGNTSSASIPLLFCTTLAEELTTSPRTVLMSGFGVGLSWGCALFSNVQLRCASVIHV from the coding sequence ATGTCAAAATGTTCCGTCGCGGGTGTTACCATCCAGGGTGCGGTCTGTGCCGTGCCAAAGACACAGATCGGGAATGACAGCTTTGTCGGACGTTTTGACGAAAAAACCATTACCGATGTCAGCGCGCTGACAGGCGTTACCACCCGCCACATCGCCCGCCCGGACCAGACAACCGGCGACCTGTGCCTGGCAGCAGCCGAACAGTTGCTGGACACCCTGCAATGGCCGCGTGACAGCGTGGACGCCCTTATTTTTGTCTCCCAGACCCCGGACCAGCGCATGCCCGCCACGGCCTGCATCCTGCATGGCAAGCTGGGGCTGGCCCACCACTGTCAGGCGTTTGACGTGGGGCTGGGCTGTTCGGGCTATGTCTATGGGCTGTGGCTTGTCTCGGCCCTGATGAATGCAGGGCTGCGCCGGATCATCCTGCTGGCGGGTGATACCAGCAGCCGCATGATAGACCCACAGGACCGCAGCACGGCCATGCTGTTTGGGGATGCAGGCTCCGCCACCGCGTTTGAATACGCGCCCGACGCCCCCACCGCCTATTTTGACCTTGGGACCGATGGCACAGGCGCACAGTATCTGACCGTGCCGGGCGGGGGTTTCCGCCCCACCGACCCGCAGGACACCAAGCCCGATACGCTGCGCATGGACGGTAGTGCTGTCTTTGGTTTTACCATCGGGACTGTGCCCGCCATTATCCGCGGTATTCTGGCCCAGGCTGACCGCCAGATTGATGATGTTGACTTCTTTGCCCTGCATCAGGCCAACCGCTTCATTCTCCAGCATATTACCAAAAAACTGAAAATCCCTGCCGGGCGGCTGCCCATCAACATCGACCAGTTTGGCAATACCAGCTCGGCCTCCATCCCGCTGCTATTCTGCACCACCCTGGCCGAGGAGCTGACAACCAGCCCCCGCACCGTGCTGATGTCAGGTTTTGGGGTTGGCCTGTCCTGGGGCTGTGCGCTGTTCAGCAATGTCCAGCTCCGCTGTGCATCGGTCATCCACGTATGA
- a CDS encoding CgeB family protein: MSSPRNIVAFVGQNENGILRQYSHDLMALLAPDGYIGHVIDLHTPDGLQKFNDLFPQGIAMAWGCAGVGSGLRHNDQILWDIIKIPFISVLADPPCWMPVHHFMPSRYVANAYVFKEWLQVQRRLVGSPQYSAVLDAVGVPPNPHRDDIAWRDRSQRMAFIKTAGDPQTRRQKWANFPSRWRAILEDAAASAIVCETGDITDIFLAAYESHGLCPDHRKDILFGLMCELDLYVREHRMTAFATALLDLPVDIYGRGWDHLAHKATRARFHPAFDAMTLNRVYADTQFILNTSPNIASNVHERVASGLDSRCCVISDHNAFTRQHMADIPTFFGVDPNSPDLADQMAALYHSPTDYTEATRIGASYAARTFDGRAYMLAMLKIAEEIKTAEHFHASIPKELVFV, translated from the coding sequence ATGTCATCCCCCCGCAATATTGTTGCGTTTGTCGGCCAGAATGAAAACGGTATCCTGCGGCAGTACAGCCACGACCTGATGGCCCTGCTGGCCCCGGACGGGTATATTGGTCACGTCATAGACCTGCACACACCCGATGGGCTGCAAAAGTTCAACGACCTGTTCCCCCAGGGGATTGCCATGGCCTGGGGCTGTGCCGGGGTGGGGTCCGGGCTGCGGCATAATGACCAGATCCTGTGGGATATTATCAAAATCCCGTTTATTTCCGTGCTGGCTGACCCACCGTGCTGGATGCCTGTCCACCACTTCATGCCATCGCGCTATGTGGCCAACGCCTATGTCTTCAAGGAATGGCTACAGGTGCAAAGGCGGCTTGTGGGTTCCCCCCAGTATAGCGCCGTGCTGGATGCCGTGGGTGTGCCGCCCAACCCGCACCGGGATGACATTGCCTGGCGTGACCGCTCACAGCGGATGGCCTTTATCAAAACCGCAGGCGACCCCCAGACCCGCAGGCAGAAATGGGCCAACTTTCCGTCCCGCTGGCGCGCCATACTGGAAGATGCCGCCGCCAGCGCCATCGTGTGTGAGACGGGGGATATTACCGATATCTTTCTGGCTGCGTATGAAAGCCATGGCCTGTGCCCCGACCACCGCAAGGATATCCTGTTCGGCCTGATGTGTGAGCTGGACCTGTATGTGCGCGAACACCGCATGACAGCCTTTGCCACCGCCCTGCTGGACCTGCCGGTGGATATTTACGGGCGCGGCTGGGACCATCTGGCCCACAAGGCCACACGCGCGCGCTTTCACCCCGCCTTTGATGCCATGACACTCAACCGGGTTTACGCCGACACCCAGTTTATCCTGAACACCAGCCCCAACATTGCCTCGAACGTACATGAGCGGGTGGCATCGGGGCTGGATTCCCGCTGCTGTGTCATTTCCGACCACAATGCCTTTACGCGCCAGCACATGGCCGATATCCCGACCTTTTTTGGCGTTGACCCCAACAGCCCCGACCTTGCCGACCAGATGGCCGCGCTGTACCACTCCCCCACGGATTATACAGAGGCAACCCGGATCGGGGCCAGCTACGCCGCCCGCACCTTTGACGGCAGGGCCTACATGCTGGCCATGCTCAAAATCGCGGAGGAAATCAAAACGGCGGAGCATTTCCACGCCTCTATCCCAAAGGAGCTGGTCTTTGTATGA
- a CDS encoding acyl carrier protein, with protein MDEFYEGLAEILEVPAAQVKPELSLADHDWDSMAIISCVALIDEVFGHLVSGSALAKCASVADIEKLITAAAQ; from the coding sequence ATGGACGAATTTTACGAAGGCCTTGCCGAAATTCTGGAAGTGCCCGCAGCGCAGGTCAAACCGGAACTCAGCCTTGCCGACCATGACTGGGATTCCATGGCCATTATCTCCTGCGTTGCGCTGATTGATGAAGTATTCGGCCATCTGGTTTCCGGCTCTGCCCTGGCCAAGTGTGCCTCTGTCGCGGATATTGAAAAACTCATTACTGCTGCTGCACAGTAA
- a CDS encoding acetyltransferase — translation MADYVLVGGGGFAREIYDWFTPSLTAAGSRFVGYLDDGDNPMQAYGHALPQLGRIVDYRPDAAHRLVMAIGAPAGKQAVAAQLGTAAFATLIHPTAWVSASSTIGAGAIIGVFAHVSANATVGPLATINAYSGVGHDATLGAYATLSAHVDLTGNVTVGEATFVGAGARILPRVRIGQRCTVGAGAVVVRSTGDDVTLYIPPARRL, via the coding sequence ATGGCGGACTATGTGCTGGTTGGCGGGGGTGGTTTTGCCAGGGAGATTTACGACTGGTTTACCCCCTCACTCACCGCTGCGGGCAGCCGGTTTGTTGGCTACCTGGATGACGGTGACAACCCCATGCAGGCCTATGGCCATGCCCTGCCGCAACTCGGCCGGATTGTGGACTACAGGCCAGACGCCGCCCACAGGCTGGTCATGGCCATTGGCGCGCCTGCGGGCAAGCAGGCGGTTGCCGCCCAGCTGGGCACCGCAGCGTTTGCGACCCTGATCCACCCCACCGCATGGGTCTCGGCATCGTCCACCATTGGGGCAGGGGCCATTATCGGGGTTTTTGCCCATGTGTCCGCCAATGCGACCGTAGGCCCGCTGGCCACCATCAATGCCTACAGCGGCGTTGGCCACGATGCGACACTTGGTGCCTATGCCACCCTGTCAGCCCATGTGGACCTGACAGGCAATGTCACGGTCGGGGAGGCCACCTTTGTCGGGGCCGGGGCGCGTATCCTGCCCCGTGTCCGTATTGGCCAACGCTGCACCGTTGGTGCCGGGGCTGTGGTTGTGCGCTCCACAGGCGATGATGTCACCCTGTATATTCCCCCCGCACGCAGGCTGTAG